A single window of Vicia villosa cultivar HV-30 ecotype Madison, WI unplaced genomic scaffold, Vvil1.0 ctg.001519F_1_1, whole genome shotgun sequence DNA harbors:
- the LOC131635621 gene encoding uncharacterized protein LOC131635621 has translation MGVIKDGTISEVLPVPHGFLVHYPGYPSSTSRALDTLGGTQGILKARSSQSNRLELRFRPKDPWSHPAFGERRPTNALLLKISKKKFPDHDGAEGSSSVCGMENGMEENHVESEDGAADKVYEKENLCADIVAHVPEAYFFEGMVDYQYVVPVHADVAKRKKRNWSEPEETDLAKGIRMDVDHEDIMIIVPPIFSPKYMPENLVLRLPSMPSSKKKDDQEIAHPHFEIDREPVLALDFHIKEIPKKVNWEEYIPQGSNQWESQMTLSRLFDEKPIWCKNSLTEHLLDKGLSFSQGMIRRLLSRIAYYFSSGPFLRFWIKKGYDPRKDPDSRIYQRIDYRVPVPLRSHLDTHVANKLEHRWSDICAFRTFPYKFQTSLQFFELVDDYIQAEVNKPPMQIGVCKITGKQEPNYYPNKSTFKSPTQLYVYKLVAH, from the exons ATGGGAGTGATCAAGGATGGCACAATCTCCGAGGTCCTACCGGTGCCTCATGGGTTTCTTGTCCACTATCCTGGTTATCCATCCTCGACCTCCCGTGCTCTTGACACACTGGGTGGAACTCAGGGCATCCTTAAG GCACGCAGTTCACAATCAAACAGATTGGAGCTTAGGTTCCGCCCTAAAGACCCGTGGTCTCATCCTGCATTTGGGGAGCGTCGTCCCACTAATGCTTTGCTTCTgaaaatatccaagaagaaatttcCTGATCATGATGGTGCCGAAGGTTCTAGTAGTGTGTGTGGAATGGAGAATGGGATGGAAGAAAATCATGTAGAAAGTGAGGATGGAGCTGCGGATAAAGTATATGAAAAGGAAAATCTCTGTGCTGATATTGTTGCTCATGTTCCCGAGGCTTATTTCTTTGAAG GAATGGTGGATTACCAATATGTTGTTCCTGTCCATGCGGATGTtgcaaagaggaagaagagaaattgGTCAGAACCAGAAGAAACAGACTTAG CTAAGGGCATTCGTATGGATGTGGATCATGAAGACATTATGATCATAGTGCCTCcgattttttctccaaaatacaTGCCAGAAAATTTAGT CTTGAGACTACCTTCCATGCCAAGTTCAAAAAAGAAAGACGATCAAGAAATTGCACATCCCCATTTTGAG ATCGACAGGGAGCCAGTTCTTGCACTTGATTTTCACATTAAAGA AATTCCTAAAAAAGTGAATTGGGAGGAATACATACCACAAGGCTCAAATCAGTGGGAGTCACAAATGACCCTATCTAGATTGTTTGATGAGAAACCTATATGGTGCAAAAACTCACTTACTGAACACCTGCTCGATAAGGGCTTAAGCTTTTCACAAGGCATGATTAGAAG GCTTCTATCTAGAATTGCTTACTACTTTTCGAGTGGACCATTTCTAAGGTTCTGGATAAAGAAAGGATATGATCCACGCAAAGATCCCGATTCTCGCAT TTATCAAAGAATTGATTATCGAGTACCAGTTCCATTGCGAAGTCACCTTGATACTCACGTGGCCAATAA ATTGGAACATAGATGGAGCGATATATGTGCCTTCCGGACCTTCCCTTACAAGTTCCAGACATCTTTACAGTTCTTTGAGCTTGTTGATGATTATATTCAAGCTGAAGTAAATAAGCCTCCAATGCagataggggtgtgcaaaataaccGGTAAGCAAGAACCAAATTACTATCCAAATAAATCCACATTTAAAAGTCCAACCCAACTTTATGTTTACAAACTGGTGGCCCATTAA